The following are encoded together in the Halorubrum lacusprofundi ATCC 49239 genome:
- a CDS encoding PadR family transcriptional regulator yields MNELTGFQRDLLYCIAGTDDPYGLQIGRELENYTSTEVNHGRLYPNLNTLVEKGLVKKQSKDDRTNLYTLTDLAIDHIEERRQWENDKLQHLNITADTE; encoded by the coding sequence ATGAATGAATTAACCGGGTTCCAACGAGATCTGTTGTACTGTATCGCAGGAACTGACGACCCTTACGGATTGCAAATTGGCCGTGAGCTTGAGAACTATACCTCCACAGAAGTGAACCATGGCCGTCTCTATCCGAACTTGAACACCCTCGTGGAGAAGGGGCTCGTCAAAAAACAGTCCAAGGATGACCGGACCAACCTCTACACCCTCACCGATCTCGCCATTGACCATATCGAAGAACGTCGACAGTGGGAAAACGACAAGCTTCAACACCTCAACATCACTGCTGACACGGAATAA
- a CDS encoding MarR family transcriptional regulator, with protein MTTQGEPRTESSTELRDAIQDLPPSAKLVAIVLEHNGTLTQRELATESLLPERTVRLGLDKLQEVGVVESRTSLQDARKRLYTLSVESTSKTPSSGDKH; from the coding sequence ATGACGACACAGGGAGAACCCCGGACAGAATCGTCGACAGAGTTGCGCGATGCAATTCAGGATCTCCCACCAAGTGCCAAGTTAGTTGCCATCGTCCTCGAACACAATGGGACACTCACCCAACGAGAGCTCGCCACAGAGTCACTCCTCCCAGAACGGACCGTCCGGCTCGGCCTCGACAAGTTACAAGAAGTCGGTGTCGTTGAATCGAGAACATCGCTACAGGACGCCCGAAAACGCCTCTATACCCTTTCGGTGGAGTCGACCTCTAAGACACCTTCGTCAGGCGATAAGCACTGA
- the orc4 gene encoding DNA replication protein Orc4 has protein sequence MTPDTSHGSVDDPLFESGHRIFANKDLLKIGHVPEADRIVGRDEEISKLAKRLNGAVHGYSPENVMIYGKTGTGKSLVSKHVCQRAQNAAQDGVEIGTAYIDCAEDNTETQAISSLAAKLNDESSTGISVPYTGLSTSKYYKLLWKTLDAQFDSVIIILDEIDLMNDDSVLMKLSRAEEAGKIDCSVGVIAISNKIQYVDNVNERVKSSFQHKELFFKPYDANQLREIMFNREDGFQDGVLSEDVIPLSAAFAAQEHGDARKAIDILRHAGEVAYEAGAEQVMEEHVRQAQQHAEKDRFRELVNGAPTQAKAALLALTELSVNSNDDAFLTSRVYDQYERICNHLDMDILSVRRFRDILKEQGFLGVVEIEKINKGSAGGIHLQNRLIEDPQVVRETILEDSRMQDWTRE, from the coding sequence ATGACGCCCGACACCTCACACGGTTCTGTCGACGATCCACTCTTTGAATCCGGGCATCGCATCTTCGCGAACAAGGATCTCCTGAAAATCGGCCACGTTCCGGAGGCTGACCGGATCGTCGGTCGCGACGAGGAAATCTCGAAGCTCGCGAAACGTCTCAACGGTGCTGTCCACGGGTACTCCCCGGAAAACGTGATGATCTACGGGAAAACGGGGACCGGTAAATCTCTCGTTTCAAAACACGTCTGTCAACGAGCTCAAAATGCTGCTCAGGATGGCGTCGAGATTGGAACCGCGTATATCGACTGTGCTGAAGACAACACGGAGACTCAGGCGATCTCCTCACTTGCCGCGAAGCTGAACGATGAATCTTCGACTGGAATCTCCGTCCCCTATACCGGCCTCAGCACGTCGAAATACTACAAACTCCTCTGGAAGACGCTCGACGCTCAATTTGATTCTGTGATCATTATCCTCGACGAGATAGATCTGATGAACGACGACAGCGTACTGATGAAACTCTCTCGCGCTGAGGAGGCGGGGAAAATCGACTGTAGCGTCGGTGTCATCGCGATCAGCAACAAGATCCAGTACGTCGACAACGTGAACGAGCGTGTGAAAAGCAGCTTCCAGCACAAGGAGCTGTTCTTCAAGCCATACGACGCCAACCAGCTCCGGGAGATCATGTTCAATCGCGAGGATGGCTTTCAGGATGGCGTCCTTTCCGAGGACGTGATTCCGCTCTCGGCGGCCTTCGCCGCGCAGGAACACGGCGATGCTCGGAAAGCGATTGACATTCTTCGTCACGCCGGGGAGGTTGCCTACGAGGCCGGGGCAGAGCAAGTGATGGAGGAACACGTCCGCCAGGCACAGCAGCACGCCGAAAAGGACCGGTTCAGAGAACTCGTGAACGGGGCACCCACGCAGGCGAAGGCGGCGTTGCTGGCGCTCACGGAGCTGAGTGTTAACAGCAACGACGATGCGTTCCTCACGAGCCGGGTGTACGACCAGTACGAACGCATCTGCAACCATCTCGATATGGATATCCTCTCCGTTCGTCGGTTCCGCGACATTCTGAAAGAGCAAGGCTTCCTCGGAGTTGTCGAAATCGAGAAGATCAACAAGGGGAGTGCGGGCGGCATCCACCTCCAGAACCGACTCATCGAAGATCCCCAGGTCGTCCGCGAAACGATCCTCGAGGACAGCCGGATGCAGGACTGGACTCGCGAGTAG
- a CDS encoding DUF2800 domain-containing protein, with translation MPFSVTWHTITDQLDEVPSDATFLTPLSDRSFRISDVQEHRLLISYRDQDGTIPLKREQFETLYERVTDTPQSFELDRLPADAEPYATILSIHPRFEVDQREGLLRNTDHPTPSALVDVTLDTTGETPARQEPDLPLYADSLLLIDALERYTPTDLSTMETAELVNLYTLCSDVQRGANDLRQDVRAVLLERLHHDQPVHGQYGSVQRTIRRNRTLKDDETVLEKLEEAGIDRERVTTVDAAKVDEALDVVELTESDLYDIDESQYVRKADVDEEVKESRLQGLKDQLAAVDSTDSEELQREIEELESRIEELTSFKSGTTFE, from the coding sequence ATGCCGTTCTCTGTGACGTGGCACACCATCACCGACCAACTCGACGAGGTTCCCTCCGATGCCACCTTCCTCACGCCACTTTCTGATCGATCCTTCCGCATCTCCGACGTCCAGGAACACCGACTCCTCATCTCCTACCGTGACCAAGACGGCACCATCCCACTCAAACGCGAGCAGTTTGAGACACTCTACGAACGCGTTACCGATACACCACAGAGTTTCGAGCTTGATCGGCTCCCCGCTGATGCCGAACCTTACGCGACGATTCTCAGTATTCACCCACGTTTCGAGGTCGACCAGCGAGAGGGTCTCCTCCGTAATACTGACCATCCCACGCCATCCGCACTCGTTGATGTGACCCTCGACACCACTGGCGAGACACCAGCCCGCCAAGAGCCCGATCTCCCACTGTATGCTGATTCACTCCTCCTCATCGACGCCCTCGAACGCTACACACCCACTGATCTCTCGACAATGGAAACTGCCGAGTTGGTTAATCTCTACACCCTCTGTTCGGATGTCCAGCGTGGTGCCAATGACCTCCGACAAGACGTGCGTGCAGTGTTGCTCGAACGGCTGCATCATGACCAACCCGTCCATGGGCAATATGGCTCTGTCCAGCGGACAATTCGACGCAATCGGACCCTCAAAGACGACGAGACTGTCCTCGAAAAACTCGAAGAGGCAGGTATCGACCGCGAGCGCGTCACCACTGTCGACGCTGCCAAAGTTGACGAGGCGCTCGACGTGGTCGAACTCACAGAATCTGATCTCTACGATATCGACGAAAGCCAGTATGTTCGCAAAGCCGATGTCGACGAAGAAGTCAAAGAATCACGCCTCCAAGGCCTCAAAGACCAACTCGCTGCCGTCGACTCCACTGACTCGGAGGAGCTCCAACGAGAAATCGAGGAACTCGAATCACGGATTGAAGAACTCACCAGCTTCAAATCCGGTACGACGTTCGAATAA
- a CDS encoding TRAM domain-containing protein → MHISEELTCLFSATVDEQRDSYVIEVPRSEVEDGFADTSQAYQVALLSTTSESSEEDSGSANTDHRVDHDRQEPPVDVGEHRIVEITEIGDQGDGLTRVERRFVVIVPETQQGERVRIQVQTVKENVAFAEVVERFRY, encoded by the coding sequence ATGCATATCTCCGAAGAACTCACCTGTCTGTTTTCAGCGACTGTCGACGAGCAGCGCGATTCGTACGTCATCGAGGTCCCAAGATCTGAAGTCGAAGATGGGTTCGCTGACACCTCTCAGGCCTACCAAGTCGCGCTTCTATCGACCACATCGGAGTCATCTGAGGAAGACTCTGGCTCCGCTAATACGGATCACCGAGTCGACCACGACCGCCAAGAACCACCGGTAGATGTTGGTGAACACCGAATCGTGGAGATCACAGAGATTGGCGATCAGGGTGACGGACTCACACGAGTTGAGCGTAGGTTCGTGGTAATTGTTCCAGAGACCCAGCAAGGAGAACGGGTCCGAATTCAGGTTCAAACAGTCAAAGAAAACGTTGCGTTTGCAGAGGTCGTCGAACGGTTCCGATACTGA